In the genome of Passer domesticus isolate bPasDom1 chromosome 2, bPasDom1.hap1, whole genome shotgun sequence, the window GGCGATTCAAACATTTTAGATATGCCAAGTTATCATCACTGCCTAATTGCtttgatggaaaaaaaacaaagccacGAAAGCCCCTCTCTTGCACAAACAGATTTCTCTATCTAGTAAGGCAACACTGAATGTAACatagaagaaaaacagaagaattCCAGATGTTAAAAATATCATTTAATTAAAGAAAGATAAATCATACCAAAAGTTTAGGTCACTCTTAGTTAAtacatttgcatttattttagaATATACTCTACATCTGAgtaaaaaagttttaaataaaCTCCAGTACATGTACAACCATGGGACCCGCCATCTCTCCCACAACAGAGGGATGTTCCTTAGCTCACTGGGTTCCCTCCGAGGTGACAGAAGCAATTTTGTGCCAGTTTCGTTATGTTCATCGGCTTGAGTGGAGCCTCCTTATCAGCCAGCAATGCCACCACCTCGTACCCACAGGGGTTCAGCCTCCCTGCCGGGGCGGGCACAGCGCCTGCTCGCCCCGGACCGTACAACGAAAAAAAAAACACGGAGGGGGGGgtcaaaataattaataaactAGTATTGattaatttacatttctttctctctcttgtgCGTTGGTAGAAAACCTGCTGCAGTCTCGGGAGCGCGCAGGGAAGCCCGGCCCGGGGCGCTGCCCTCGGCCCCCGCAgcagcggcggcgccgggcggggacgcgccgctcccgccggcTCGGAGCCCCTTCCCCGCTCCCCCCGGCGCTCActgcccccagctgctgacGCCGATCTCCTGCTTGTATCTGTTGGTGAGGACGTTGGCCTTGCGGGTGAGCTTGGAGAGGACCGAGTGGAGTCCGCTGAGGTGGTAATGGAACTGCTGCTCCAGGTCCTCCTCGCCCTCGCCCTCCTCGGCGGGCCCGCCGCCCAGCTTGTCCTTCTTGCGGGCGGCCTCCTCGCCCGCCGGCGGCTGCACCACGCCCCACTCGATGTCGTTGCGGATGGACTTGAGCAGCATGTAGTGGCTGTACATGTCCCTGCGGGAGAAGTAGGCGCCGGGGTCGCCGGGCGGCAGGGCAGCATCCCGGGGCGGGCACACGGCGCCCGCCGcgtccagctcctccagcagcagcggCACGTCGCGCAGCAGGCTGGGCACCATCACCGTCTGGTCCATGTTGTTGACGGCGCCGATGAAGCGGTTCATGGCGTTGAAGAGGGAGTACTTCTGGCTGTACGAGTCGCAGATCTGCATCATGCTGGCGGCCGGGCAGACGTGCTCAGCGACGCGGCTCGGACCGGACCGCGGGGCTCCTCCGGCGGtgacctcctcctccttctcctcctcctcctcgctgcTAGCGGCACCGGCCGCCCTCCGTGGCGGGCTGCGCTCGGCGGCTGCTCGCGATCACAGTCCTGCTGGGAGGCGGTGGCGGAGGCGCCGGGGTTagaggctgctcctgctctctctgcctcctccctcccccagcccgCCTTCCCGTCCCCTCCCGCCAGCGCCTTCTCCTCCCCCGCCGCCTTTATCCGCAGCCCCGCGTCCTTCCTGCAGCCTTCCCCCGCCCGTCCCCTCGCTCACCCTGCGCTCCTCCGCCTGCCCCGCTGCAGCCGCCGGGGCTCGCTGCCGCCGCTGCGCTCCGCACAAAGCTAGCCAAAACGCGGGACCTCCCCGCGCCTCCTCCCGGGGACGGGCTGTGGGCGCTGGCCGAGCGGATGgcagccccgcgccgccgctgACTAAAACTCAAGCGGTGCCCAGCCGCCGTGCCGCGGGGAAGGCACCCGCCGGAGCTCGAAgccgctccccgccgcccgTGGCCGCACTCCCATCCCCGGCGCCGTATTTATAGCGCGTATCTTACAACAAGGTgttccccagtgccacccccggcGCCGCCACGCCAGATAAAGgcggccccgccggccccgcctcTCTCCCCCCACCGGGGGAGGGCGCCGGGAGCGCGGCGCGCACCGCGGGCATCCCGagggggccgggccgcggggctgAGGCCGCAGGGGAGCCGTTCCAGCGCGGCGGCGACTCCCCGGCTCCCCAACCCTGCGACAAGGCAGCGGCGG includes:
- the MID1IP1 gene encoding mid1-interacting protein 1, translated to MMQICDSYSQKYSLFNAMNRFIGAVNNMDQTVMVPSLLRDVPLLLEELDAAGAVCPPRDAALPPGDPGAYFSRRDMYSHYMLLKSIRNDIEWGVVQPPAGEEAARKKDKLGGGPAEEGEGEEDLEQQFHYHLSGLHSVLSKLTRKANVLTNRYKQEIGVSSWGQ